One Glycine max cultivar Williams 82 chromosome 4, Glycine_max_v4.0, whole genome shotgun sequence DNA segment encodes these proteins:
- the LOC102669517 gene encoding uncharacterized protein: protein MGEITRAKQHLIRKSGNVAACKKTPPNVVEELKEYMTIKKSGTTYSTFGSGNMTNIRDFEFGEPIGCDGSEEDEFADSCNAAASAKTKCGTKKGPMDKFCKNPENAINRRKMKMLRQMNIRESMDKNEVLKVHQHIARFWYQAGLSFNLIKLKSFENMVAAIGQYGPQLPIPSYRDIRVPLLKKEVEYTENLMKGHREQWVKYGCTIMSDAWTDRKQRCIINFLINSQAGTMFLKSVDDSDFVKAGEKLFELLDAIVEEVGEENVVQVVTDKRSNYVLAGKLLEEKRKHIYWTPCAAHCIDLILDIGKLPLIMKTIRRAINLVGFIYAHSSTLSLLRNFTNKRELVRHAITRFATSYLTLKRLPKEKANIRKMFTSDEWTLNKLSKEPKEKEASKVVLMPSFWNSVVYTLKVMAPLVKVLRLVDGEKKPAMGYIYEAMDKAKETIIKSFNNNESKYKDVFAIIDKRWNCQLHRPLYAAAHFLNPLFFYDNTDLEFYFEVTNGLFECIKKLIPQFDVQQKILTELHLYKIGAEHFGSDFAMAQRKTHSPTYWWRMFGSQTPNLQKLAIKILSLTCSASGCERNWSVFEQIHSKERNRVEHKRLHDLVFVKYNQQLKQRYNARDEIDPISLNDIDVCNEWLVGEMDQDDDNDAGNDLVFEDDDALNWATVYQASGVGECRMYTRRKKQKTTSVAAAQTSKKQAMVVGSSSRKQKAVQENDEDLDFEENIDLESKEEEIMVNFEASDGEEGEGDAPLPYDNNKDDYVGIGEDD from the exons ATGGGAGAAATAACCAGAGCCAAACAACACCTGATTAGGAAGTCGGGTAACGTTGCAGCTTGCAAGAAAACTCCACCAAATGTAGTCGAAGAGTTGAAGGAATATAtgactataaaaaaaagtgggACCACTTACAGTACTTTTGGCAGTGGTAATATGACAAATATAAGAGATTTTGAATTTGGTGAACCAATTGGATGTGATGGAAGTGAAGAAGATGAGTTTGCAGACTCTTGTAATGCTGCTGCAAGTGCAAAGACAAAGTGTGGAACTAAAAAAGGACCAATGGACAAATTTTGTAAGAATCCAGAAAATGCAATCAAtcggagaaaaatgaagatgtTGAGGCAAATGAACATTAGAGAGTCAATGGATAAGAATGAAGTATTGAAGGTACATCAACATATTGCTCGCTTTTGGTATCAAGCAGGTTTGTCATTCAATCTCATTAAATTGAAAAGCTTTGAGAATATGGTTGCAGCCATTGGTCAATATGGGCCACAGTTGCCCATTCCTAGCTATCGTGACATCAGAGTTCCACTCCTCAAGAAGGAAGTTGAATATACTGAAAATTTGATGAAAGGCCATAGGGAGCAATGGGTCAAGTATGGTTGTACTATTATGTCCGATGCATGGACTGATCGGAAACAAAGatgcatcattaattttttgattaacTCTCAAGCTGGTACCATGTTTTTGAAGTCTGTTGATGACTCTGATTTTGTAAAGGCAGGTGAAAAGCTTTTTGAGTTGCTTGATGCCATTGTGGAGGAAGTTGGAGAAGAGAATGTTGTTCAAGTTGTAACCGATAAAAGGAGCAACTATGTTTTAGCGGGTAAGTTGTTGGAGGAGAAAAGGAAACATATTTATTGGACTCCTTGTGCAGCTCATTGTATTGATTTGATACTTGATATTGGGAAGCTTCCCTTGATAATGAAGACAATTAGAAGGGCAATTAATCTAGTTGGGTTTATCTATGCCCATTCTAGTACCTTAAGTTTGCTGAGAAATTTTACAAACAAGAGGGAATTGGTGAGACATGCTATTACTAGATTTGCCACTTCTTATCTAACCTTGAAAAGGCTccccaaagagaaagcaaataTTAGAAAGATGTTTACTTCTGATgaatggaccttgaacaagctatCTAAGGAGCCTAAGGAAAAAGAAGCTTCAAAGGTAGTTCTCATGCCTTCTTTTTGGAATAGTGTGGTTTACACTCTTAAAGTCATGGCTCCACTTGTGAAAGTGCTTCGTCTTGTGGATGGTGAAAAGAAACCAGCCATGGGCTATATTTATGAAGCAATGGACAAggcaaaagaaacaattatcaAGTCTTTTAACAACAATGAAAGCAAGTACAAAGATGTGTTTGCAATCATTGATAAAAGATGGAATTGTCAGCTTCATAGGCCATTGTATGCAGCTGCCCACTTCTTAAATCCATTGTTCTTTTATGACAACACTGACTTGGAGTTTTATTTTGAGGTCACCAATGGTTTGTTTGAGTGCATTAAGAAGTTGATTCCACAATTTGATGTGCAACAGAAAATTCTAACCGAGTTGCATCTTTACAAGATTGGTGCTGAACACTTTGGTTCTGACTTTGCAATGGCTCAAAGAAAAACTCATTCTCCTA CATATTGGTGGCGAATGTTTGGGTCACAAACTCCAAATTTGCAAAAGCtagctattaaaattttaagtttgactTGCAGTGCTTCAGGATGTGAAAGAAATTGGAGTGTGTTTGAGCAA ATTCATTCCAAAGAAAGAAATAGGGTTGAGCACAAGAGGTTGCATGATTTGGTGTTTGTCAAATACAACCAACAATTGAAGCAAAGATATAATGCAagagatgaaattgatccaatttctcttaatgatattgatgtgtGCAATGAATGGCTCGTGGGAGAGATGGAtcaagatgatgataatgatgctggaaatgatttggtatttgaagatgatgatgctcTAAATTGGGCAACTGTGTATCAGGCTTCGGGGGTTGGAGAGTGTAGGATGTATACTAGGCggaaaaagcaaaaaacaacAAGTGTTGCTGCTGCCCAAACTTCTAAAAAACAGGCAATGGTTGTTGGATCTTCATCAAGGAAGCAAAAAGCAgtccaagaaaatgatgaagatcTAGATTTTGAGGAGAATATTGATCTTGAatctaaagaagaagaaatcatggTCAATTTTGAGGCGTCTGATGGggaagagggagagggagatgcTCCATTACCATATGATAACAACAAAGATGATTATGTTGGGATTGGAGAAGATGATTAG